A genomic stretch from Euwallacea fornicatus isolate EFF26 chromosome 10, ASM4011564v1, whole genome shotgun sequence includes:
- the pds5 gene encoding sister chromatid cohesion protein PDS5 homolog B: MTEIIYPPGCRPISDDLGPDELIRRLKTLAHTLQAMGQDDGAYKQYVPLSLHLAEEQFLSHPSRDVQLLIACCIADVLRVYAPDAPYQDPDQVKTIFLFLISQLSGLKDPKDPAFKRYFYLLENLAYVKSFNMCFDLQDCQEIFCSLFNLMFKIVNDEHSGRVKSFMLDVLCPLITESDMVGNDLLDIILINIVEPNKTQHKNSYFLAKELIIKTSETLEPYIQAFFNQVLILGKEDKNVQISSKVYDLIYELNHICPQILVSVLPQLECKLKSAQEGERLAAVSLLAKMFSEKDSELPKRHGPLWRAFLGRFNDISVAIRTKCVQYSMHFLLNHPDLRKDITDTLKMRQHDSDENVRYQVVMSIVTTARNDFQVVSDSEDLLEFVKERTLDKKFKIRKEAMAGLALIYKKHLSDPDVPNATKKAVTWIKDKILHGYYMAGMEDRLLVERLLNTCLVPYQLPAAERMKKLYHLLGTVDEHATKAFMELQRNQLCVRKLVMEWLELHKKLGSDQKHDIQKEIANKVQALSRCLPEPVKAHEFLSKFSNHLRKDPDLMEKFETVSRPSVSCKECSEATAAVLKKLGAPVMTNLYYNMVKMLLERISSVMIDHEALGILIGYVEDCLRGGNSIEEIGLNPATAGDRGLKLLAMLCVVFPWHFHHSDILEDLLDLLRLDDVNVAPPVLSVFIFLGKYKCLYDQFPNLMNTLAPICKELAATGTPKQAKGAIHCIQKNMPPLHDEIFAQILESVKENLVPESPHYRTAIVALGHIAFTFPEKYKVSIKNIVSRKIVKDLLVKDVSRQKKEEDDEYRSIIDSDSWCSEDDLPEETRCKVEGLKAMARWLLGLKEDTTSAQKTFRMLNAFILHKGDLLQSGRLSKAEMSWLRLAAGCAMLKVCEQKGVGDQYTAEQFYNLSLLMCDEVKQVREMFAAKLHKGLSKGLTNKCLPLDFMGYYALAGREPDNRLRALIRNYMISDINKRRDYVKTITMGNSNSESRAMPQLTHILPDYMLVFAIPVLAHEPRLSRWDNVAELQVAQQCLWFVLEPLVIKNDYFSYSFYKTLIEKMKNHKDAVRPDDDHGNYKLWALCDLTTGLLLTKATNYELKDFPSEIRIPTMLFVPQKNFQNARVFLPPELQYQPNKKQTLTLSLLNNENKEKASRKVKGSLKAEGCGPLGTDVQPSEASDTQIQVPGLGETALDEPPAKRLRERIKNDDDDK; the protein is encoded by the exons ATGACAGAAATTATATATCCGCCTGGATGTCGTCCTATCAGCGACGACCTCGGACCCGACGAACTAATCCGTCGTTTGAAAACTTTGGCCCACACATTGCAAGCAATGGGCCAAGATGATGGAGCTTATAAGCAGTATGTGCCTTTAAGTCTCCACTTGGCTGAGGAACAATTCCTCAGTCATCCATCTAGAGATGTGCAACTTTTGATTG CGTGTTGCATTGCCGATGTGCTAAGAGTTTATGCCCCGGATGCTCCGTATCAAGATCCAGATCAAGTGAAgacgatttttctttttctgatTAGCCAGTTGTCAGGCTTAAAAGATCCTAAAGATCCTGCGTTCAAAAG GTACTTCTACTTACTGGAAAATTTGGCTTATGTAAAATCCTTTAACATGTGCTTTGACTTACAAGAttgccaagagattttttgtTCCCTATTTAATCTGATGTTCAAAATTGTCAATGATGAGCATTCAGGGAGAGTCAAAAGTTTTATGTTGGACGTTCTGTGCCCTTTGATTACAGAAAGTGATATG GTTGGCAATGATTTGTTagacataattttaataaacatagtTGAACCAAACAAAACACAGCATAAAAACTCCTACTTTCTCGCAAAAGAGCTCATTATAAAGACATCTGAGACTTTAGAACCATATATTCAAGCATTTTTCAATCAAGTATTGATTCTGG GAAAGGAAGATAAAAACGTGCAGATTTCAAGTAAAGTGTATGATTTGATCTATGAGTTAAACCACATCTGTCCTCAAATCTTGGTGTCTGTCTTGCCACAGTTGGAGTGCAAATTGAAGAGCGCTCAAGAGGGTGAAAGATTAGCGGCTGTATCGCTTTTAGCCAAAATGTTCAGCGAGAAAGATTCTGAGCTGCCAAAAAGGCATGGTCCTTTATGGAGGGCTTTTCTTGGGAG ATTTAACGATATTTCCGTGGCTATTAGAACCAAGTGTGTTCAATATTCCatgcattttttgttaaatcatCCAGATTTACGCAAAGATATTACTGACACTTTAAAGATGCGTCAGCATGATTCAGACGAAAATGTCAGATATCAG gtGGTAATGTCAATAGTAACAACAGCAAGAAACGATTTTCAAGTCGTGTCCGACTCTGAGGATTTGCTGGAGTTTGTGAAAGAAAGAACATTAGACAAGAAGTTTAAAATAAGGAAGGAGGCTATGGCAGGGTTGGCCCTTATTTATAAGAAGCATTTAAGCGATCCGGATGTGCCCAATGCGACGAAGAAAGCAGTCACTTGGATTAAAGACAAAATTTTGCATGGATACTACATGGCTGGAATGGAAGATCGACTTTTGGTTGAAAG GCTTCTAAACACTTGTCTGGTACCTTACCAGCTGCCTGCTGCAGAAAGAATGAAGAAACTATATCATTTATTAGGAACAGTAGACGAGCACGCCACTAAAGCCTTCATGGAACTGCAGCGCAATCAACTTTGCGTTCGTAAATTg GTAATGGAATGGTTAGAATTGCACAAGAAACTTGGCTCAGATCAAAAACACGACATTCAAAAGGAAATTGCGAACAAGGTCCAAGCTTTATCTCGTTGTCTACCGGAGCCAGTGAAAGCACATGAGTTTTTGAGCAAGTTTAGTAATCACTTAag gaaaGACCCGGACTTgatggaaaaatttgaaactgtgTCCAGGCCTTCCGTGAGTTGCAAAGAGTGCTCAGAGGCAACTGCTGCTGTTCTCAAGAAATTAGGAGCCCCGGTAATGACTAACTTGTATTATAATATGGTTAAGATGCTGTTAGAACGAATCAGCTCTGTTATGATTGATCATGAAGCATTAGGTATTCTAATAGG GTACGTAGAAGACTGCTTGAGAGGTGGAAATTCTATAGAGGAAATAGGCCTCAACCCCGCTACTGCTGGTGATAGGGGATTGAAGCTTTTGGCCATGTTATGTGTTGTTTTTCCGTGGCATTTTCATCACTCCGACATATTGGAAGATTTGTTGGATTTGCTACGCCTTGATGACGTTAATGTGGCTCCTCCAGTTTTGagtgtatttattttcttgggAAAATACAAATGTTTAT ATGATCAATTTCCCAATTTGATGAACACTTTGGCTCCCATCTGCAAGGAATTGGCCGCCACGGGTACCCCAAAACAGGCGAAAGGCGCCATTCActgtatacaaaaaaatatgccTCCGTTGCACGACGAAATATTCGCCCAGATTTTGGAATCGGTCAAGGAGAATTTGGTACCTGAATCGCCTCACTACAGAACGGCCATTGTCGCCCTTGGACATATTGCCTTCACTTTTCCAGAGAAGTATAAGGTGTCGATCAAAAATATCGTGTCTAGAAAG ATAGTCAAGGATTTATTAGTAAAAGATGTGTCTAGACAGAAAAAAGAGGAAGATGACGAATATCGCTCGATAATCGACAGCGACTCCTGGTGCTCTGAAGACGATTTACCTGAAGAAACCAGATGTAAAGTCGAAGGATTGAAAGCAATGGCAAGGTGGCTTTTag GTTTAAAAGAGGACACGACATCAGCGCAAAAAACCTTCAGAATGTTAAATGCCTTTATACTTCATAAAGGCGATTTACTGCAGAGCGGTAGATTATCGAAGGCCGAAATGTCTTGGCTGAGGCTGGCTGCCGGTTGTGCTATGTTAAAG GTGTGTGAACAAAAGGGCGTTGGTGATCAGTATACTGCCGAACAATTCTACAATCTCTCTCTACTGATGTGCGATGAAGTAAAACAAGTGCGAGAAATGTTCGCTGCCAAATTACACAAGGGCTTAAGCAAAG GTTTAACAAACAAGTGCCTTCCTCTAGACTTCATGGGGTATTACGCCTTAGCCGGCCGGGAGCCTGATAATCGTTTACGTGCGCTTATTAGAAATTACATGATTAGTGATATAAATAA GAGGCGGGATTATGTTAAAACCATCACGATGGGAAACTCCAACTCCGAAAGCAGGGCGATGCCTCAGTTGACCCACATTTTGCCAGATTATATGTTGGTCTTTGCAATTCCTGTTTTAGCACACGAGCCTAGGCTCTCTAGGTGGGATAATGTGGCTGAATTGCAAGTGGCACAGCAGTGCCTGTGGTTCGTTTTAGAACCGCTGGTCATCAAAAACGACTATTTCAGCTACAGTTTCTACAAAACTTTAATAGAAAAgatgaaaaatcacaaagatGCTGTTCGACCTGACGACGATCACGGAAATTAC AAATTATGGGCTTTATGCGACTTGACCACTGGCCTGCTTTTAACCAAGGCGACTAATTACGAACTTAAAGATTTCCCAAGTGAGATCCGGATTCCAACGATGTTGTTCGTACCGCAAAAGAATTTCCAGAACGCGCGTGT